The Oncorhynchus clarkii lewisi isolate Uvic-CL-2024 chromosome 31, UVic_Ocla_1.0, whole genome shotgun sequence genome includes the window ccaagaagacatgaggctgtaatcgctgccaaaagtgcttcaacaaagtactgagtaaagggtctgaatacttatgtaaatttattTTTGCTTTTTTCTTTATATATAaatttgcagaaatgtctaaaaacatgtttttctttgtcattgtgggctattgtgtgtagattgatgagaagaaaactttttttaaatacactttagaataaggctgtaacattacaaaatgtagaaaaagtcaaggggtatgaatactttccgaatacacggTGTATACCTATAGTCTCACTCCATGATACATACATTGTTTCATCATACATAAATGATTCACTTGAAGTATAGACAAGTCCTTGCATAACACCCACCAATAAAGTTACAACTCATAATATTTTAGGTTTAAGTTGACATGTTGGGGGTAGTATCAGGTGACCCCATCTTATAGTCAAGATGAGGTGTCATGTTGTGGATTGTAGTAGTAGATAACAACTCAGGGTATGGGGGTATCAGTGAGGTGTTGGGTGGCAGTAGTATTTGGGGTGTAGCATGGGACAAAGAGGAAGCTAAGTGATTCCTGCTCTGATTCTGATTTCCTGGTTCGCTCTCTTTATCAGTCAGATGCTGGTACTTCTGTCATGTCCCAGCTTGTCCGCCTTGCCAGCACTCCTTATAAGGACTGGAGCCCAACCCCTATCCTTCAGGTCTGCAACAATGCACACCATGGAGATTGTAACAATACACATGCATGCTCaaacattccctccctccctcacacactcaAGCATTCACCCTCACACACGCTGACGCACTCCTGCACACACTGGAATGTGAGTATGTGAGTCACATGCTTTAAAAGGATCTGATCCCAAACTCGTGTTCTAtgcacatacattacacacaaaaatACATGGGCACTTTCTCATACAATTATGTCATGAACAGCCAACATACTATATACCTCCTCCTAgaaaaacacactgacacacacaagcAAGCCAGCTCAAGCTTGCCTACTGCTACTGATGAGTAAATTAGTATGCAAGGAGGGACACATACGAACAGTACACCCTCCCCCCTAACGAAAAGAGCCAAGGAGacctggagtgagagagagagatagagcgaattgaattgagagaaagagagaggggggggagagagaagcacAGAGTTTAGAAATGAGGGGGTGTTAAAAAGGAGGGTAAAGTTTGGTGAGAATAAAAGAAGACGCTGgtttggagaaagagagagggagggagagagagaggatgtgagagTTAAGAAAATAACAAAGAAGAGTGAAGAGGGATTGCGGGAAGAGACATTAGATatcctattattctacaattcaGGTAAAGTAAAAGATGAACTACTCGCATTGGTATGTTATAGTTTTCTTTCACTTGGTTGCTATGGTGATGTTTGAGAGCATGACTGTACTCATGTTTCTTGCATTTTCACAACCACCTAAAAAGTTGATGAATGATTGATTAACCTAGTCAACATCAACTCAGATTAAGCCATACAACAACTTGAATCATTTAGAATGTTGCTGTgctattctgtgttattattctGGATGAAAGTATGTGGAAGCTAAATGGAGGACCAGCATGTGTTGAGAGTTCAGCTCGGGTTCCCACAGATTTGTCTGGCACGCTGCCAACTGAGAAGAGAGCACTAGCTGGTGGACACTCCATCCTCCCTTTGTTGTGTTTTTAATGGTTACTCATCTGAGCCATTGAATGTTCATTATTAAAGCCCTAACAAGTGACCCTTCACCTACATACATTTGGAACTCCTATATAACCCCAGGATGCTTATCTACCACAGGAGGTTAATGGCacattaattggggaggatgggctcgtggtaatggctggagcggaataagtggaatggtatcaagtacatcaaacacatggtttgatgccctTCCATTCGTTCCAttgcagccattattatgagccgtcctcccctcagcagcctccactccACTCTGCTTTATGTACAATAGTGACTAAATGTGGTGGGCAGCGTTGTCCATCTTTGTAACCTTTGTACAGAATTAATTCTGTCTTTTTTTAACTCCTTGAGAATCAGGCTTGTTAGTTTATTCTCTCTGTGAACCAGTTGTCCATTATCTCACTGTGAATCGGTTGTCCTACAGTCCATTATCTCTCTGTGAACCGGTTGTCCTACGGTACATTATCTCTCTGTGAACCTGTTGTCCGACAGTACATGATCTGTCTGTGAACTGGTTGTCCTACAGTACATGATCTGTCTGTGAACTGGTTGTCCTACAGTACATGATCTGTCTGTGAACTGGTTGTCCTACAGTACATTATCTCCCTGTGAACTGGTTGTCCTACAGTACATTATCTCTCTGTGAACCGGTTTTCCTGCAGTACATGATCTGTCTGTGAACTGGTTGTCCTACAGTACATGATCTGTCTGTGAACTGGTTGTCCTACAGTACATGATCTGTCTGTGAACTGGTTGTCCTACAGTACATGATCTGTCTGTGAACCCGTTGTCCTACAGTACATGATCTGTCTGTGAACTGGTTGTCCTACAGTACATGAGCTGTCTGTGAACTGGTTGTCCTACAGTACATGAGCTGTCTGTGAACCCGTTGTCCTACAGTACATTATCATTCATATCTTTCTGTCTGTTGTATCCTGTGCCTCCTGTATGGGTTCACATGGTAATAATGTGGGAGGTAATTCCGACTTGTGGTTATAATCTTTCCATTTCTGTTCCACAGAGATGATGTCATTCTGCTGGAACTTGGCTGCAATGCTCCTTCTACAACTACTGATCCCTGACCTGCTTCCCACCCGCCTCATCAACACCCGCCCCCTTCTCACACATGCCGTTCCCACCTCCCCGCCAGTTACGTACCCCAAGATCCAATACGTTACCGGTGTGGGCTTCGACTACGACGAAGATGACTACACTGAGGAGGATGCTTCCCATTTCCCTCCTAACCACAGCAAAGCCTCACCAGCTTCTACTCTAGTTCCGATGCAGTCCAAGCCCTGTGACTACCATCCCTGCCAGGACAACCAGCTCCCCTGCTCTCAGCTCTCTGCCCAGACCGGATGCCTCTGCCCTGGTCTAAGTGGGGCAGGCGAGCCCCCTCATGCTCCACACCTCCAGAAGCTAGTGCCAGGCGCTAATGGGTGGGCAGAGATACGGTGGTGCGCCCCTGCCTCTGTGGTATCTGGGTACCGGGTCGTGATCGAAGATCGAAGAGGAGAACCTCTCCAGTTCGGGAGTGATTCTCGGAGCGGGgtgctgggggaactagaggcaGGAGTCAAGGTGTGTGTGGAGGCGGTGAACATGGCGGGGGCCAGCGCCCCTTCGAAGCTCTCCTGCCTACACTACGACCCCCCTGAGGCCACCAACCTCGCC containing:
- the LOC139390792 gene encoding LRRN4 C-terminal-like protein, whose amino-acid sequence is MMSFCWNLAAMLLLQLLIPDLLPTRLINTRPLLTHAVPTSPPVTYPKIQYVTGVGFDYDEDDYTEEDASHFPPNHSKASPASTLVPMQSKPCDYHPCQDNQLPCSQLSAQTGCLCPGLSGAGEPPHAPHLQKLVPGANGWAEIRWCAPASVVSGYRVVIEDRRGEPLQFGSDSRSGVLGELEAGVKVCVEAVNMAGASAPSKLSCLHYDPPEATNLALRAGVIGGGLGFLLLLFLVTLVLWRRQTCKTGENSAKGLGNPSYSKEGTL